In the genome of Acidobacteriota bacterium, the window ACGGGTCGTGAAAGTCCATCCGTGCGCAATGGATTGCAGACGATCGATCATTCGCTCCTCGAACTCAGCGCCGGTCCCCTCCACCAGGCGAATAACGAACCGACTCATGTGCGGGGCCGTATCGCTCTCCTCGAGTGCAGGCCGAAACATGAATGCCATCGGCGCGGCGAACGGCCCGCCGCGCCGAAACCCCGTGATCACACCGATGACCCGCCGTTCGATCACGCCATTGCCGGGGTCGAGCACGAACCCCAGCGCGTCGCCATCGCCCACGAGTTGCTCAGCGAGCCGTTGATCGATAACGACCGGCTGCCAGTTCAGCGTGTGATCTCCGGGTTCAAACCAGCGTCCTTCGATAAGCTCAAGCTTGAGGGTCTCCAGATACTGGCTGGACGCGGTGGCCTCCTCGGTCCGGATGTCACTGCCGCCCTGCTCCCAAACCGTCGTCGACTGGGAGCCGCTGAACGGACTGTTGTCCGCCGAAGCCGCAGAGAGTATTTCCGGCATCGACTCCAACTCGCGATGGAGTCGACGGAACATCTGAGCCTCCTCGACGCCCCATTCCTCTCGTGCTGACTCGCGATCCACTGAGATCCTCCAAACATTCTCGTGATCGAATCCCATCGGAATCCGGTACAGGCGAAAGAAATGCAGGCCGGTTACCAGCAGCGCGAACACGACGATGAACGACAGGAACATTTCCGCAACGATGAGGAGATGGGTTCGCTTGCGGTTCCAGACGAGCTTGAGCAGATGACGAATCATGCCGATCTCCCGTGTAGCGCCTGTACAGGATGCATGCGTGACATCCTCCAGGCGGGGTACGTCCCCGAGACGATCGCGAACATGAGAGCGACAAGTAGTCCGTACAGGAACGCACGAAGATTGAAGGTCAAGTCCACGTAGGGAATCGCATCGAGGCTGCTAATCAGCGGCAGTGCGACCGCGGACAAACCCAAAGCGATCAGGGCGCCGAGCATTGTCAGAACGATACTCTCGGTCAGGAACTGACCCACCAGGGTCCAGGACGACGCCCCGAACGCCTTGCGCACGCCGATTTCCGACGCGCGTTCCAGGATTCGACTCAGGCTCAGGTTGACGAGATTCAGTGCCGGAAGGAGCATGAAGAGGAGTCCGCCGAAAGAGAAAATCAACGCCATGAGTCCGGTTGAAGGATCCTCAAACCGCGAATCAAGAAACTCACTGGCCACATGCTCGAATCGAGTGAACGCAGAAGCCTCCAGCGAGTGAAACTTGACGGGATCGGGGAGTTCGGCGTCGGCAAGACGGCTGGCAAACTCCTCCTTGACTCCCGCAAAGCTCGAAGGATGATCGACCAGCAAGATCCCGACCATCCCCCCTCGTAATCGCTCTCGATACGCGGTGGATTTTGCCGTTGTCAGCGGTACCCAGATCTCGCTGAAAGCGAGCGCTCTCATGTACCCGACGTCACGCACGACACCCACGACGGTAAACGCCTGGTTGTCGACTCGAAGCACCTCACCGAGTGCCGGCTTCCCATCGAAGAAACGGGTCTCTGTTGCCTGGTTGATAACCGCTAGCGAGTTTCCCGCGTCTACGTCGCTCGCCGTGTACGGTGCGCCGGAGACAAACTCGAAGTCGAGGATTTCCCAGTAGTTGGCGTCGGTCCGTCGCATCGACGGCTGAAGTTTCTCGCCCTTCACAAACGCTGTGACGGGTTGCTGCCGGGTCGAGATCGACATCTTTTCGACACCGGGAAGGTCCTGCGCGTACTTTTCCAATAACGCGAATCCGGGCGACCCGGATGTGCTCCAACTCTCCCCGTACATTCGGGCATGCTCGATCGACAGCACGCGATCGAGGCGACTCTCCGGTGAGTCCGACGAGAAGAAGTTGTCCATGAACGCGACGGCCACGTTCAGGATCAGCAGGGTGAACGAGATGCCGAAGAGGCTGACCAGCGTGTAGAATTTGCGCCGCATCAGGACCTTGATCGCAATTTTCAGGTAGTTCTTGATCATCGTCTATTCCTACTGAACCTGACGGCCATCGAAGATCCGCAGCGTGCGCTGGGTCTTCGCAGCCATCTCCGCGTCGTGGGTCACCATGACGATCGTGGTGCCAACCTCCCGATTGAATTCCTGCAGCATCTCGATGACATCCGCACCCATCCGACTGTCGAGGTTTCCGGTTGGCTCGTCCGCAAGGAGAACATCAGGCTCGCCGACGATGGCACGTGCCAACGCCACTCTTTGCTGTTGTCCTCCCGACAGCTGCGACGGGAAGTGATGGACCCGTGAAGACAGGCCCACCCGATCCAGAGCCTTCAACGCTCGGGCTTTTCGCTCACCGCTGCTCGAAGTACGGTAAAGCAAAGGTAACTCGACGTTGTCGAGCACTTTGAGGTCGTTGATGAGATGGAATTCCTGAAAGACGAATCCAAGTTTTTCGTTGCGGAGACGAGCCAGTCTTCGATCGCTGTAGTCCTCGATCGTCTCACCGCCGAAGGTGATCTTTCCCGACGTCGGTGCGTCAAGCAGACCCATGAGATTGAGAAGAGTCGACTTTCCGCAGCCGGAGGGCCCCATCACGGACACGAACTCGCCCTTGCCGATTTCGACATCGATGCTGTCGAGCGCCAGCGTTTCGATGCGGTCGGTTTGATAGACCTTGCTGACGGCTTGAAAGTTGATCATGACACTGCCTCCGTCGATTGAACGACCTGCATGGGACCCCTCACTTGACTCGTAGTTCCCTTGCATGAAGGGAAGAACGCATATCCGAAACGATGATCGAGTCACCTTCCTCCAGACCGGAAAGCACCTCGTAGAAGTCGTGACCCGAGCGACCGAATCGCACCTCGGTGCGGTAGGCGCGATCTCCCCTAACGACGAAGACCTTGTGCTCGAGCCCGCCACGCTGGATGTACGGACCGCGCGGAGCGACGAGCGTATCGCTGGAGCTGTCCGTGACGACGATCGCGTCGACGCGGAGGTTGTGTCGAAGGGCCGAGTGATCGGCGTTCTCGAGGGCAACCTCGAACGACAGCACGCCGGATTCGATGGTCGGGAGAATCGACGACAGCGTCGCGTCAAGAGTCTGACCTGCGAACCCGATGCGCACGAGTTGTCCGATCTTCAATCGCGGGGCATAGGCATCGGAGACAGTGGCCTCGACTCTGAACGATCGAAGATCCGCGATACGTGCAAGGACTGAACCGGTTGCGATCGTCGACCCGACTTCATCGGCGACCCATGTCAACACTCCGTCGACGGGAGACCGTGTCGTTGCCAGTTCGAGCTGTCGCTCGATTTCCCGGCGGTCCTTGACGAGCAAGTCGGCGTCCAACTGCATCCTCTGCAGCTCTGCCACATAGCCACGCTCGACGGAGACAACCTCCTCCTGGCTGCGGATGAGTTGGATTTCCGCGCGACGCACCTCAACCTCGGCCTGCTTGAACCCCTCTTCGGAGACGAGGCCCTCGGCAAACAGGCGACGCGATTGGTCCAGCTTGTATCGGACGATCTCTAGATCCAATTCCTGAATCTGGATCTGACTCCGAAGTGCGGCGACCCGGTCCTCGTGCTGAACGGTCTTCTGCGTGCGCTCGCTACTGTTCTTCTGGAGGCGGTCGTCGATCGCGTCGAGCCGCAGTTCGATATCTCCGGTGTCCAGCTCCAGAATCGGTTCGCCCGCCTCGACGCGCTCGCCCGGTCGTCGTAACACACGCTCGACACGAACTTCTGCCGGACTGGAGAGAACTCGCTCCGATGCCGGAACCACGGTCCCCGACGCCTGGACCGTCGCCTCGAATCCCCCCCGCTCAACGGTTGCAAACCGAACGCGGGAACGATGCACCGAAGGACGCAACCACTCGGCAGCAAGGAGGACCGTCGCAACCAGACTGCCGGCGACCAGGAGCCCCACGACGACCCGTCGTCGGACCCGTCCGCGGCGAATACTGATGTCGATTTCGCGGTCCATCGGTTGCCTCCGGGATTACGGATTTGCAACCGGCGTGCCAGGTTTTCGACCCGATTTCCGGGCGTTTCAGGTCATGGACTGATCGATCGCGGACAGGACTGTTCGATTCCGAACAGCTCAGATGGGGAACAACGCCTTCAGAAGTGCGTCGGTTCGATTCCGCCAACTCGGCCAGCCTGCCCCGTCGTTGGCCTGCCCGCCGTGGACCTTCATGCCCCTCTTGTCCAACGCCTCTACCATGGTCGCATTGGCATCCGAGAGGTCCCAATTCTCGTGGTCGCTCCGCAGGTCATAGCGACCCCAGTCCACGTAGAGTGAGAAGTCGTGGCGCTCCAGACCATCCAATACCGGTTGCAACGGTAGCCACCCGAACTCCGTCACAAAGGCGGATTGCGTCGCGACCTTGCCGATCAGGTCTGGATTCATGAACGTCGAGAACAACGCTCCGACGGCCGAGAAGTTGTTCCCCACGCTGGCGCGAGAGTCTCGCTCCGCGACTGTTCGAAACATCGCGTCGATGTTCGGGATCAACTCTTCACCGATCATCTTCGCGTACGCCGGCTGTGGAGCTCGCACCGGCCCGATGAAGACGACGATCATCGGCTCCACCGATTGTCCGATCAAGTTGTCGAGACTCTGCGCCCACCCGCCCTCGTCGAGAGCTCCGGAGGCACCGTGAAAATAGAGTACCGGATACCGCGTGTCGCCTTCTTCGTACCCGTGTGGCAGGTAGACCTGCGTCGCGACATCGGCAGCCAGCTGCTCGCTCTTGAACGCGTGATCCTTCACGAGGCCGTTGCGCTCTTCCGACGCGGCCGTCAGATGAACGGGCTCCTTCCAATCCGGCATCGAGAACCAGGACATCTCCATCCACTGCCCGGCGAATGAGAGCTCCATATCGGCACCGATCGCGGCGGTACGTGCGACACGAGTATTGCGAGGGTCGAGAACCTGTTCGTAGTCCTTGAACAGGATGTAGTTGGCGCGAGCGTCGTTCTCCAGGCGGATCGACGCGAAAAATAAATCTGTCCCCTTTACGCGGTTCATCGATTTCTCGGCGGCGATGCCGATGAGGTCGCTTCCGACGGCGACGTCGGTGGCCTCCCCGTAGTAGACGAAATGAACCCAGCCGTCCTCGACGATCGGAAACTGCTCCTGTGCCTCGACCCACTGACGGGCCAGGGTGTTCGGGTCGTCGGCTGCCTCGAGCCGGGTCAGGAATCTCGCGAACTTCGATCCGACGATTCGAGTATTCTCGTGATCGGTGACCGCGAGACGGGTCCCGCCGTTGACGATGTTGACGGATGCCAGGCTTCCCAGGCTACGCGCGTAGATTCGCCCAGCGGCGAAACTTGGCGGGGACCACGCCAGGTCGTCGAACACCTCAACGGCCGCCAGTTCCTTGTAAGACTCAGAACTCGCCTCGATCAGGTGAACACTGCCCTCGCGGGTCAAGATGACGACGAAATCGTCCACCAACATCGTGTACCCGTCACCCGGCTCTCGAGTCTTCCACATCGCCTCACCGGTGGCCGCGTCAAGGCAGGTCATGAATCGGCTGCTGTGACCATAGAGAAAACCATCGCGATAGACCGGTGTGTTGTAGCTATGACGGATACCGTTGTTCTCCCAGAGCGTCTCGACCGAATAACCGTTGTCGCTCTTCGCGACCGAGTACATGGCCGATGCATCGTCCTTGTGGGAGACGAAGATCCGTCCATCTCCCGCCGGGACCGGCGTCGCCGAGCTCGCCCCGTAGCCACCTCCGCCGCCCCCATGTTCCTGCTGAAACAGAACGTCACCGTCGGTCGCGTCAACACCCCAGAGTTTGGTCATGCCGACCGCCACGACGACCGTCTTGCCGTCGAGCCGAGTCACCGTCGGCGTCTGGTACTGCATCCGGTCCTCGCCGGCTCTCCAGCGCAACTCACCGTCGGCGGCGGCGAAGGCGTAGATCGCGCCTTTCCCGGCTCCCGCCTGAACGACGATCGTGTCGCCGACGGCGATCGGGGAGCCGCCGAAGCCGTAGAACGGGGCGCCGATCTCGAACTTGGCGGCCAGATCCACGACCCATCGCTGCTTGCCATCGGTTGCGTCAAGTGCGAACAGTTTCCCGGCCGGACTGACGCCGTAGACGGTGTCGCCGAGAATCAGCGGCGTCGACAGCGAGCCATCGTGGGATCCATCGTGGCCGGCGTATTGCGGCTCGATCGTGTAGCTCCAGAGTGACTCGCCCGTTCTGCTGTTGAAGGCCGCGGTGAGCTCGGACGTCCCGTCCGCGTACTGCGTGATGACCCTCGAGTCGGCAACCACGACCGAGGAGTAACCACTGCCGAGCTTCTGACGCCACTCCAGTTGCATGCCCAGTTCGACGGGCTCAACGGTCAGACCGGTGCCGCGTCCCTCGGCAGCGGGTCCCCGAAACTGACTCCAGTCTTCAGAGGCGGCGGCGACAGGTGCGAGACCCACGACGATCAGCACGGCTAACAGAAATCGGGTCAAGGGTCGAGCATCGCAACACA includes:
- a CDS encoding ABC transporter permease — its product is MIRHLLKLVWNRKRTHLLIVAEMFLSFIVVFALLVTGLHFFRLYRIPMGFDHENVWRISVDRESAREEWGVEEAQMFRRLHRELESMPEILSAASADNSPFSGSQSTTVWEQGGSDIRTEEATASSQYLETLKLELIEGRWFEPGDHTLNWQPVVIDQRLAEQLVGDGDALGFVLDPGNGVIERRVIGVITGFRRGGPFAAPMAFMFRPALEESDTAPHMSRFVIRLVEGTGAEFEERMIDRLQSIAHGWTFTTRTLENQRKAKIQERMVPLAIVGTIGTFLLIMVVLGLTGVMWQNVVRRTREIGLRRATGAHRSSIHRQIVLEVVITALFGVLLGVALAAQLPIIGPFTMVPVAVVIQAIVVSTLFLLTVAGLCGLYPGLSATRILPAEALHYE
- a CDS encoding FtsX-like permease family protein → MIKNYLKIAIKVLMRRKFYTLVSLFGISFTLLILNVAVAFMDNFFSSDSPESRLDRVLSIEHARMYGESWSTSGSPGFALLEKYAQDLPGVEKMSISTRQQPVTAFVKGEKLQPSMRRTDANYWEILDFEFVSGAPYTASDVDAGNSLAVINQATETRFFDGKPALGEVLRVDNQAFTVVGVVRDVGYMRALAFSEIWVPLTTAKSTAYRERLRGGMVGILLVDHPSSFAGVKEEFASRLADAELPDPVKFHSLEASAFTRFEHVASEFLDSRFEDPSTGLMALIFSFGGLLFMLLPALNLVNLSLSRILERASEIGVRKAFGASSWTLVGQFLTESIVLTMLGALIALGLSAVALPLISSLDAIPYVDLTFNLRAFLYGLLVALMFAIVSGTYPAWRMSRMHPVQALHGRSA
- a CDS encoding ABC transporter ATP-binding protein, with the translated sequence MINFQAVSKVYQTDRIETLALDSIDVEIGKGEFVSVMGPSGCGKSTLLNLMGLLDAPTSGKITFGGETIEDYSDRRLARLRNEKLGFVFQEFHLINDLKVLDNVELPLLYRTSSSGERKARALKALDRVGLSSRVHHFPSQLSGGQQQRVALARAIVGEPDVLLADEPTGNLDSRMGADVIEMLQEFNREVGTTIVMVTHDAEMAAKTQRTLRIFDGRQVQ
- a CDS encoding HlyD family efflux transporter periplasmic adaptor subunit, whose protein sequence is MDREIDISIRRGRVRRRVVVGLLVAGSLVATVLLAAEWLRPSVHRSRVRFATVERGGFEATVQASGTVVPASERVLSSPAEVRVERVLRRPGERVEAGEPILELDTGDIELRLDAIDDRLQKNSSERTQKTVQHEDRVAALRSQIQIQELDLEIVRYKLDQSRRLFAEGLVSEEGFKQAEVEVRRAEIQLIRSQEEVVSVERGYVAELQRMQLDADLLVKDRREIERQLELATTRSPVDGVLTWVADEVGSTIATGSVLARIADLRSFRVEATVSDAYAPRLKIGQLVRIGFAGQTLDATLSSILPTIESGVLSFEVALENADHSALRHNLRVDAIVVTDSSSDTLVAPRGPYIQRGGLEHKVFVVRGDRAYRTEVRFGRSGHDFYEVLSGLEEGDSIIVSDMRSSLHARELRVK
- a CDS encoding PQQ-binding-like beta-propeller repeat protein, producing MTRFLLAVLIVVGLAPVAAASEDWSQFRGPAAEGRGTGLTVEPVELGMQLEWRQKLGSGYSSVVVADSRVITQYADGTSELTAAFNSRTGESLWSYTIEPQYAGHDGSHDGSLSTPLILGDTVYGVSPAGKLFALDATDGKQRWVVDLAAKFEIGAPFYGFGGSPIAVGDTIVVQAGAGKGAIYAFAAADGELRWRAGEDRMQYQTPTVTRLDGKTVVVAVGMTKLWGVDATDGDVLFQQEHGGGGGGYGASSATPVPAGDGRIFVSHKDDASAMYSVAKSDNGYSVETLWENNGIRHSYNTPVYRDGFLYGHSSRFMTCLDAATGEAMWKTREPGDGYTMLVDDFVVILTREGSVHLIEASSESYKELAAVEVFDDLAWSPPSFAAGRIYARSLGSLASVNIVNGGTRLAVTDHENTRIVGSKFARFLTRLEAADDPNTLARQWVEAQEQFPIVEDGWVHFVYYGEATDVAVGSDLIGIAAEKSMNRVKGTDLFFASIRLENDARANYILFKDYEQVLDPRNTRVARTAAIGADMELSFAGQWMEMSWFSMPDWKEPVHLTAASEERNGLVKDHAFKSEQLAADVATQVYLPHGYEEGDTRYPVLYFHGASGALDEGGWAQSLDNLIGQSVEPMIVVFIGPVRAPQPAYAKMIGEELIPNIDAMFRTVAERDSRASVGNNFSAVGALFSTFMNPDLIGKVATQSAFVTEFGWLPLQPVLDGLERHDFSLYVDWGRYDLRSDHENWDLSDANATMVEALDKRGMKVHGGQANDGAGWPSWRNRTDALLKALFPI